One genomic segment of Streptomyces liangshanensis includes these proteins:
- a CDS encoding dihydrofolate reductase family protein — protein sequence MRKLIVSEFLTADGVMESPHEWHGPYFDDDMAAAVDARMASSDALLLGRTTYEGFAEAWPAMPDEPGAAHMNGVAKYVVSTTLEKAAWNNSTIIAGNVAKEIAALKEQDGGDITVMGSATLVRWLLGEGLVDEIELLVDPLIVGHGKRLFEPGTGPLPLRLVSSRTFATGVLHLVYAPA from the coding sequence ATGAGAAAGCTGATCGTCTCCGAGTTCCTGACCGCGGACGGCGTCATGGAGTCGCCCCACGAGTGGCACGGCCCGTACTTCGACGACGACATGGCCGCCGCGGTCGACGCGCGGATGGCGTCGTCGGACGCGCTGCTCCTCGGCCGTACGACCTACGAGGGCTTCGCCGAGGCGTGGCCCGCCATGCCGGACGAGCCGGGCGCCGCCCACATGAACGGCGTCGCGAAGTACGTCGTCTCGACCACGCTGGAGAAGGCCGCGTGGAACAACTCCACGATCATCGCCGGGAACGTGGCCAAGGAGATCGCCGCGCTCAAGGAGCAGGACGGCGGTGACATCACGGTCATGGGCAGCGCCACGCTCGTCCGATGGCTCCTCGGCGAGGGCCTGGTGGACGAGATCGAGCTGCTGGTCGACCCGCTGATCGTCGGTCACGGCAAGCGGCTCTTCGAGCCCGGTACCGGACCGCTCCCGCTCCGGCTCGTCTCGTCCCGTACGTTCGCCACGGGTGTCCTGCACCTCGTGTACGCACCCGCCTGA
- a CDS encoding HAD family hydrolase, which yields MARNRGAELDGSGTPMATRAALFDVDGTLVDTNYLHVTAWWEAFRQAGQTVRMAAIHRAIGLGSGDLVAHLLGDERDVDQDAGIKAAHAALYATFHDRLPVFDGARDLLRSLADRGWTLVLATSAGGSELAALRRAIGADDVIAGVAGADDVAVGKPGPDPVRRALDLAGVPADRAVFLGDTVWDMEAASKAGVRPLAVLTGGVPRAALQAGGAEAVFVNPLDVLANLDTGVFADLEKN from the coding sequence ATGGCTCGAAACCGCGGGGCCGAACTGGACGGGAGCGGGACACCTATGGCGACGCGTGCGGCACTGTTCGATGTCGACGGGACCCTCGTCGACACCAATTACCTCCATGTGACCGCCTGGTGGGAGGCGTTCCGCCAGGCCGGGCAGACGGTGCGGATGGCCGCGATCCACCGCGCGATCGGCCTCGGTTCCGGTGATCTGGTCGCGCACCTGCTCGGTGACGAGCGGGACGTGGACCAGGACGCGGGGATCAAGGCGGCGCACGCGGCGCTGTACGCCACGTTCCACGACCGGCTCCCCGTGTTCGACGGGGCGCGGGATCTGCTCAGGTCACTGGCCGACCGGGGGTGGACCCTCGTGCTCGCCACCTCCGCGGGCGGCTCGGAGCTGGCCGCCCTGCGGCGCGCGATCGGCGCCGACGACGTCATCGCGGGGGTGGCGGGCGCGGACGACGTGGCCGTCGGCAAACCCGGTCCCGACCCGGTGCGCAGGGCGCTGGACCTGGCCGGGGTGCCGGCGGACCGCGCGGTGTTCCTGGGGGACACCGTGTGGGACATGGAGGCGGCGTCCAAGGCGGGCGTGCGACCGCTCGCCGTACTGACGGGCGGGGTGCCCCGCGCCGCGCTCCAGGCGGGCGGGGCGGAGGCGGTCTTCGTCAACCCGCTGGACGTACTGGCCAACCTCGACACGGGTGTCTTCGCGGACCTGGAGAAGAACTGA
- a CDS encoding DUF2382 domain-containing protein encodes MSADGVFNSPSELSGLTVYGNEGDKIGNVGQVYVDDVTGRPEWVTVKTGMFGMKESLIPLSGARRMGEDLHVPHTKETVKDAPRLDADEHLDPGQERALYEHYGLSGAGMGTGDAADTGARTGTGTGETNTDADTDMTATTGTAAGTGTLAGAAAADAGGSHQSFDKDKAPAASATSADLHNPELIRSEEELHVGTVEREVGTARLRKVVVTENVTTSVPISHEEVRVIHEPIDPTSEGAARPNIGEAETRVTLHAEQPVIRKETVAVERVRLETEKVTEEREVSSDVRKEQIEYDSGRDDKGMDGRRDRKGMGDDPMR; translated from the coding sequence ATGTCAGCCGACGGCGTGTTCAACAGCCCCAGTGAGCTGAGCGGCCTGACCGTGTACGGCAACGAGGGCGACAAGATCGGCAATGTGGGCCAGGTCTATGTCGACGACGTCACGGGCCGGCCCGAGTGGGTGACGGTGAAGACCGGCATGTTCGGGATGAAGGAGAGCCTGATCCCGCTGTCCGGTGCCCGCCGGATGGGCGAGGACCTTCATGTCCCGCACACCAAGGAAACGGTCAAGGACGCCCCGCGCCTCGACGCGGACGAGCATCTGGATCCCGGGCAGGAACGGGCGCTCTACGAGCACTACGGGCTGTCCGGCGCCGGAATGGGCACGGGGGACGCGGCGGACACGGGCGCCCGGACCGGCACGGGCACGGGGGAAACCAACACCGACGCCGACACCGACATGACCGCCACGACCGGCACGGCGGCCGGCACGGGGACGCTCGCCGGGGCGGCGGCGGCCGACGCCGGCGGGAGCCACCAGTCGTTCGACAAGGACAAGGCGCCCGCCGCCTCCGCCACCTCCGCCGATCTCCACAACCCGGAGCTCATCCGCTCGGAGGAGGAGCTGCACGTCGGCACCGTGGAGCGCGAGGTGGGCACGGCGCGCCTGCGCAAGGTCGTGGTGACCGAGAACGTCACCACCTCCGTACCGATCAGCCACGAGGAGGTGCGGGTCATCCACGAGCCCATCGACCCCACCTCGGAGGGCGCCGCCCGCCCCAACATCGGTGAGGCGGAGACGCGGGTGACGCTGCACGCCGAGCAGCCGGTCATACGGAAGGAGACCGTCGCGGTCGAGCGGGTGCGCCTGGAGACCGAGAAGGTCACGGAGGAGCGCGAGGTGTCCTCCGACGTCCGCAAGGAGCAGATCGAGTACGACTCCGGCCGGGACGACAAGGGGATGGACGGCCGGCGGGACCGCAAGGGCATGGGCGACGACCCGATGCGCTGA
- a CDS encoding NAD(+)/NADH kinase, with amino-acid sequence MSVNRVGLVVHQGRETAVEAADTVHAWCDAHGIPCKEIDVWKSDEPRHGVLEEASAAGHPDLVVTLGGDGTFLRGARIAAKSDAAVLGVDLGRVGFLTEVPADEVRQALDAVHDGRATYEERMTLTMRASRALEIPSAMEALLRYGRRPTLPPPDVRVDTTEDEGWGMALDVVAINDVVLEKLARDRQVSLGVYIAGRLLASYSADAVIVATPTGSTAYSFAAGGPVLSPHMDAVVFTPVAPHMTFGRTVVAAPDEPVALRVLPHSGEAALSIDGQLRGVLEPGDWVGVYGAEYRLRLVRLGPTDFYGRLRDRFRLTDAPAAAVDGQAPPLFRPDSPVPDDLAHLRLPPAPGKS; translated from the coding sequence ATGTCTGTGAATCGTGTCGGTCTCGTCGTCCACCAGGGCCGGGAGACGGCCGTCGAGGCGGCGGACACCGTGCACGCCTGGTGCGACGCCCACGGCATCCCCTGCAAGGAGATCGACGTCTGGAAGTCGGACGAACCCCGCCACGGCGTGCTGGAGGAGGCCTCCGCCGCCGGTCACCCCGACCTGGTGGTCACGCTCGGCGGCGACGGTACGTTCCTGCGCGGCGCCCGCATCGCGGCCAAGAGCGACGCGGCCGTCCTCGGGGTCGACCTGGGGCGCGTCGGCTTCCTCACCGAGGTCCCGGCCGACGAGGTCAGGCAGGCCCTCGACGCGGTGCACGACGGGCGCGCCACCTACGAGGAGCGGATGACGCTCACCATGCGCGCCTCGCGCGCCCTGGAGATCCCCTCCGCCATGGAGGCGCTGCTGCGGTACGGGCGCCGCCCCACGCTGCCGCCGCCGGACGTCCGCGTCGACACCACCGAGGACGAAGGCTGGGGCATGGCGCTGGACGTCGTGGCGATCAACGACGTCGTGCTGGAGAAGCTCGCCAGGGACCGCCAGGTCAGCCTGGGTGTCTACATCGCGGGCCGGCTCCTCGCGTCGTACTCGGCGGACGCCGTCATCGTGGCCACGCCCACCGGCTCGACCGCGTACAGCTTCGCGGCGGGCGGCCCGGTCCTGTCCCCGCACATGGACGCCGTCGTCTTCACCCCGGTGGCCCCGCACATGACCTTCGGCCGCACGGTGGTGGCCGCGCCGGACGAGCCGGTCGCCCTGCGCGTCCTGCCGCACTCCGGGGAGGCGGCGCTCAGCATCGACGGCCAGCTGCGGGGTGTGCTGGAGCCGGGGGACTGGGTGGGGGTGTACGGCGCCGAGTACCGCCTGCGTCTGGTCCGGCTCGGCCCCACCGACTTCTACGGGCGCCTGCGCGACCGCTTCCGGCTCACCGACGCGCCCGCCGCCGCGGTGGACGGCCAGGCCCCGCCGCTGTTCCGCCCCGACAGTCCCGTACCCGACGACCTGGCACACCTGCGGCTGCCGCCGGCGCCGGGAAAGAGCTGA
- a CDS encoding nitric oxide synthase oxygenase codes for MNPPGKRPAPESVREGVSRASAREAALWREADAFIRQHHDEEPALGGLGDRLAAVRQEIHRTGTYRHTPAELTFGARVAWRNSNRCIGRLYWRSLRVRDLRHLTDAEPIADACADHLRIATNGGHIRPLISVFAPDAPGRPGPRIWNEQLVRYAGHRADDGRVLGDPRNTGITRLARRLGAPGGARSAFDVLPLIVEGVDDKPRAFELPRDAVLEVPLTHPGGLWGEEWGLRWHAVPAISSMCLEIGGICYPAAPFNGWYMGTEIGARNLADTDRYDLLPRIAERLGLDTTSDRSLWKDRALVELNLAVLHSFDRAGVTMADHHTESARFLRHMENEARKGREVHADWAWIVPPMSGATTPVFHRTYDATERRPGFVQHPEAAARARGESIPRHRPGTPSGRTTQGYGTAGPRWATGPRSRP; via the coding sequence GTGAACCCGCCCGGGAAGCGCCCCGCGCCCGAGTCCGTACGTGAAGGCGTCTCCCGCGCCTCGGCCAGGGAAGCGGCGCTCTGGCGGGAGGCCGACGCCTTCATCCGGCAGCACCACGACGAGGAACCGGCCCTGGGCGGCCTCGGCGACCGGCTGGCCGCCGTCCGGCAGGAGATCCACCGCACCGGGACGTACCGCCACACCCCCGCCGAACTGACCTTCGGCGCCCGCGTGGCCTGGCGCAACAGCAACCGCTGCATCGGCCGCCTCTACTGGCGCTCCCTGCGCGTCCGCGACCTGCGCCACCTCACCGACGCCGAGCCGATCGCCGACGCCTGCGCCGACCACCTGCGGATCGCCACCAACGGCGGCCACATCCGGCCCCTGATCTCGGTGTTCGCCCCGGACGCCCCGGGCCGGCCGGGACCGCGCATCTGGAACGAGCAGCTCGTCCGGTACGCCGGCCACCGCGCCGACGACGGGCGTGTGCTCGGCGACCCCCGTAACACCGGCATCACCCGGCTCGCCCGGCGGCTCGGCGCGCCCGGCGGCGCCCGGAGCGCGTTCGACGTACTGCCGCTGATCGTGGAGGGCGTGGACGACAAGCCGCGGGCCTTCGAGCTGCCCCGCGACGCCGTCCTCGAAGTGCCCCTCACGCACCCCGGCGGCCTCTGGGGCGAGGAATGGGGGCTGCGCTGGCACGCGGTGCCCGCGATCTCCTCGATGTGCCTGGAGATCGGCGGCATCTGCTACCCGGCCGCCCCGTTCAACGGCTGGTACATGGGCACCGAGATCGGCGCCCGCAACCTCGCCGACACCGACCGCTACGACCTGCTGCCCAGGATCGCGGAACGGCTGGGCCTCGACACGACTTCCGACCGCTCGCTCTGGAAGGACCGCGCCCTGGTGGAACTGAACCTCGCCGTCCTGCACTCCTTCGACCGGGCCGGCGTCACCATGGCCGACCACCACACCGAGTCCGCCCGCTTCCTGCGGCACATGGAGAACGAGGCCCGCAAGGGCCGTGAGGTGCACGCCGACTGGGCCTGGATCGTGCCGCCGATGTCCGGCGCGACCACGCCGGTCTTCCACCGCACGTACGACGCGACGGAGCGGCGCCCCGGTTTCGTACAGCACCCGGAGGCGGCCGCCAGGGCCCGCGGCGAATCGATTCCGCGCCACCGGCCCGGCACACCGTCCGGCCGGACGACCCAGGGGTACGGGACAGCCGGTCCACGCTGGGCCACCGGCCCGCGATCACGCCCCTAG